Proteins from a genomic interval of Flammeovirgaceae bacterium SG7u.111:
- a CDS encoding transposase: MEFKNFIGIDISKDTIDLALLAEHGELVNLKWDNDGKALAKGLKSLFREHGMDKEDTLLCAEHTGQFGNKLMEVSLDLGLCLWMESPYSISRSQGMTRGKDDKVDAERIAGYAKRFADKARLVKPTPKTINKLKLLSSERELAMKDLSKYKGQLKQEKGFLDKEYFKEKEKRVKKLIALYKKTVEEIEEQIAQLIEDDPDIKDSFDKIVSVEGVGKQTAIATIVATENFQKFDDPKKFACHIGCAPFRYVSGSSIRSRNKVSQKANKDLKKIFHMAALSTLRTKGELRKYYDRKVEEGKHKMSVINAIRSKLVHRIFAVINQNRKYEKIYTHSLV; encoded by the coding sequence ATGGAATTTAAAAACTTTATCGGCATCGACATCAGCAAAGACACCATCGACCTGGCCCTCTTGGCCGAACATGGAGAGCTTGTCAACCTCAAATGGGACAACGACGGGAAAGCACTGGCCAAAGGGCTAAAGTCCCTGTTCAGGGAACACGGAATGGACAAAGAAGACACCTTGCTATGTGCCGAGCACACAGGACAGTTCGGCAACAAGCTGATGGAAGTGTCCCTGGACCTGGGGCTTTGCCTCTGGATGGAATCACCTTATTCCATCTCCCGCTCGCAGGGAATGACAAGGGGAAAGGACGACAAGGTGGATGCCGAGAGGATCGCCGGCTATGCCAAGCGGTTCGCCGACAAGGCAAGATTGGTAAAGCCTACACCCAAGACTATCAATAAGTTAAAGCTTTTGTCCTCTGAGCGGGAACTTGCCATGAAGGATCTCTCGAAATACAAAGGGCAGCTAAAACAGGAGAAAGGGTTTCTGGACAAAGAGTATTTCAAGGAAAAAGAAAAGAGGGTGAAGAAGCTCATCGCCCTCTATAAAAAAACGGTCGAGGAGATAGAGGAACAGATAGCCCAGTTGATAGAGGACGACCCGGACATCAAGGACAGTTTCGACAAGATCGTCTCCGTGGAGGGCGTGGGAAAGCAGACGGCCATCGCCACGATAGTGGCCACGGAAAACTTCCAGAAATTTGACGACCCCAAGAAGTTTGCCTGCCACATCGGCTGCGCCCCGTTCAGGTACGTGTCGGGCAGCAGCATCCGCTCACGCAACAAGGTCTCGCAAAAAGCCAACAAGGACCTGAAGAAAATATTCCACATGGCGGCACTCTCCACCCTGAGGACAAAGGGGGAGCTGCGAAAATATTACGACCGCAAAGTGGAGGAGGGCAAGCACAAGATGTCCGTCATAAACGCCATCCGATCAAAGCTCGTCCACCGCATCTTTGCGGTCATTAACCAAAACAGGAAATATGAAAAAATTTATACGCATTCCCTTGTTTAA